GAAGAGTGAAGCGAACAAGAGCATGAGCATGATTCAAATGCGGGGTTTTCAGCTATAAAGCAACAGTGGCTACTGCTAAAttatcaagtttcaagtttattgtcatagatacagtaccgtgtacatgtatcatgaaattcttatGTGCGTACAGCCACTGTTACGCAGAATACCTAAAAAATTGTCaattttccttttctgtccatttttttataaaattaacaTGTAATACACATACAGAAATATCTCTGCCATTCTCTTTTCAATTATACTGTGATTGTGTTACAAGTGCCATTTCTGATGATGAAAGCTGTAAATAGTAACACCCTCACCCTGCACTGCTTACTGTGTTTACCTCAGGTCAGGAAGACAGCCTTTACTTCCACATCGGTGCCTGCAGAGCACCTGGGAAAAAGCAGGTCACAATAAAAAGcattacaaagaaaacattttccaacCACGCTTAATTAATGGATTAATTCAGGGCTGCTCATTATCACTGATTTCCTCAGTGTGGAGCCACTTTGGAAGATTATCTCTTGGACAGTGAAGGATGACGTGTTACCCTCTGGATTTCCTGCTGTATACCTCTGGGTGGCCTGCAGAGCCCATAGGGCTGTGTTCAGTTACTAAGGTACATGGAATAAAAGAAACAAGCCACCTCTTGTCTACCTCCACCTCCGTCCCCCGAGTGGATCCATGCGAAATGAGTACGGCAAATcttgagtttttatttattaatttgtcagcCTTTTTTCCAAGCTATTTAGagtaatttacacagctgggtgatatCTATTGTTAGATTTCTGGCTAAGTAggcttacttaagaatcgcctgtctgcaactatgtctctttttcttctaacataatgaacaaattgtattttctctgagatgtacactgctttggagaaaagcgtctgctaaatgaataaatgtaagtgtaagtaccttgatgaagggaaGTACAGCACGAGTGGGAGTTGAAACCCAATTACTTCCACAGCAAGGAGCCAACCACTATgcaacacacacggtgtttagCATTGCTGAAATAAACATCGATTGCAGGAAACTGGCAAACGCCCCGTGttcaaaattaataatattcaaATAAACCAACATTTGATTTCACCTTCTTAACAGATGAATTATGACAAACAAATGTTCTTTGGTAGAATCTGAGACACTATCAATATGATACAAGTGATTAAGTTCTTCAcgacattacatttttatcaagGCACTTCATCTCCAGAGCTTTCTGAACAAACAAAGAACAGTGTGCCTTGCAGGAATTAGCAGTGGCAAAAAGACTTGCCAGTTCTTGcctcacccccaccaccacccaacCCCCCAGAGGATCAGAGGGGTGAATTCTGGGCAGAAGTTCCACCCATGTGGCAAAGAAGACTCAGTGTGAAGGTATTATTAGAACATTTACCAAGGATTAAAAATATGAAGGCAATCAGAGCAAGTTCCTAATCTTGttatttctcccccccccccccccccccccccccacctttctcaaaggtgaCTTAAAGTCTTTGGTTTGTATGCTACTCTActtacagtagggtaatttttaccgtatcagttcagtaTATGTACCGTCATAAAAGTGTTACAGCAGgtgcagggatttgaacccaggcccttccATTGCAACACATCTGCTTCAACATTCTGGAACcaattctgcattttaattttgtgaagTAATTCTGAAGTAAAATGCCTCCGCTTATTTGTTATGCATTTACGATGTGACCCTGAACTCTGCCAAACCGATGCATTCTGATAAGCTATAGAAAATGTCATGCAAGATACTCAGACATTAAAAAAGTTACTGCACACCACAGAGGGCTATGAAGTTATTTTGAAGTTTGCACTTCTTCTTCATAGAACTGGACATGAAGAGAAAATATATGTACTGTCTTctacagccaaaaaaaaacacaagttttgGACAGACTTCAACACTCCAGCAGCTGCATGACTGCTTAACAGTAACTAATGAAGTTATCATTCTGATTCTCTGTGTATGTGGCATCGACAAAGAGGTGTAACGTTAGGCATgttgataaatatataaacattacatAACTCAGACTAAAGAATATATTTAACTGCCAAACATATCCAGTCATATGACATACAACATTTAACTTACTGACACTCCAAAGTTATGCTAAGAATGAGCACAGGGTTACAAAGACCCATTTCGTACAATTAAAGGGCAGTCAATTACACAAACTCCAAACATTTCTACAGTATGTGAGATTAAaatttttgattaaaaaaataatttgctaaACATTAACTACTTCTGAGTTATGTAATTAACTGACCCTCATTTTCCATTCTGTAATGCTGTATAGTAGTCTTTGGGGAGGTGGATCAGAGCACTGCGCAACAGCCCCGGGTCATCGTGGAACATCGCGAGACAGCCAAAGCCAGCCATGTGACCCTTCAAGCTCTTCACCTTGGTGTCCATCAAAAGGGTGCATTCCCCCGCAGTAGCAACAGTCAACGATGTGTCAATATGCAAAAACCCATTTCATCACCGTTTCATCTAGTTCCTCTCCCCACAGGTTCCCAGAAACTCTATTACCTAATTTCCACTGTTCTAGTCTGAGGTAAATTCAGTGTCATCCCGTCCTTGTTTCTCAGGGAAAATGAGCTGAAGTTCATTGGAACATTACATATTGCAGAAACAAACTTGCACTCCTGAAGCAAAAAGAACATACCACAAAAGGGTGGGAATGGAATTCCTTACCGGCAGCCCTtctacacactgactgaaggtACGCCCTTTGACTAAATAAGCCTCATGCTACCTCATATTTACACAAAGGTCCTTCTTAAAGCTCGACCGTGTCTGATGCCTTAACACTCTTCCAGTaatctgcattttaatttgtacaaGTCGCCGATTACTGCAGAGGCATCCTGTTTGCGGTAACTTCTCGATGCCCCCTCAAAGCAAATTACTGTCTTCTTCCCCACAACACAAAGTTATTACATGATTTCACTGCAAAATATCCAATAATTTAACTCAATTATCTaaagatattttactggaacaaacaGCAATGCGTGGATATCCAACAGACAAGCTGTGTATGGATCTAGTCTGTGTCTAAATCTCGATGTTTGTTGAACtacttttgtttcctctgagttgtatgtcacttaggagaaaagtatctgctaaatgaataaatgcaaatgtaaactaTGGCTCATGAGCACTgattttataattattgtttttgtatCTAGGTGCATATCTTCTACCTAAAATCAGTACACATACTATTGTGAGGCATTCATGCTAATTCATTGTAATTCATAATGAAGACCTTTCTCAGTTTCAACTATTTGAATCTGCAGCTTTGACATCACAAGTCCAGGTCCATAACTGCCACTCTATGATAATTGCTGTTAGAACAGGTTAGAACGGATAAGACGATATGGAGGGAGTTTCTGGGGTCATTCATTTCTCTTGGCTTGTAAAATAACAGGCTGTACTGTACAATTGCGAAACAGCCTGCAAATAATGAGTCAGATAGGAGGGAACTTAGCGCTTTATTTCAAATGACAAGTCCCGACACAAATAATTCACTCGGCCCAGCACAACGCAGCACAAAGCAGCCATCCTTGTAGCCAGCAACCATGGCATTCAACGGCACCTGGAAAGTAGAAAAATCTAAAAACTTAAGCCAGTTCCTGGAGAAAATGGGTGAGTTCCTCAGTTTACCTTTCTGTGGAGGGCAACAAAAACATGTAGGGTGCAGAGATCTTCATACAAAAACCTTAAGAAAAGTGTTCACTGTTTGTGAAATGTATACGTACATGTATAGCCAGAACATTCAGTGGGAATCACTGAGACTTGCTTTGCAACCTGTTGGATTCCACTGTGAAAGGTGTTCTCGAGCTGACAGCTCCTGCTTGTTGACAGAGGTCAACATCGTGAAGAGGAAGCTGGCTGAGCATGACAACCTGAAACTCATCATCAACCAGACGGGAGACAAGTTTCAGATAAAGGAGTCCAGCacctttggaaccaaagagATTGAGTTTACTCTAAATGTCCCATTTGACTACACCTTAGCAGATGGAACTGACGTTAATGTAAGTAAACACTTTGATTTTTGACAAAAAGTATCCGCAATGTGTGATCCCTTAGCCACCAAACACACTGATGACTGAATGCAAAAAGAAGttcaatttaaattttgtaaatgcTTTGATCTTTTTCAAAACACCATATTTTTACAACCTAAACCTCAAAAAATTTCTGAGTTCACCTTGTAAACCTACTTAACTGTACTCTTATCACAGATTTTTCTTTACGCATATGCAGAAATAATACCCTATTTACTATCTAAGCAGTAAACTTATCACTAGGGTAACCAAAGTTTTGCCAGCATTTTAAATGAGCCCCTACTGATGACTAACGTGTACCTGATACCCAATGCATGTTCCATCATGTTTGACCAAGAACACAATCTCCATGATTAACAATCTTGTGGCGCACAGGGAACATGGGTGATGGAGGGAAATGTACTCAAAGGGCAGTTCACCCGGAAGGACAACGGAAAAGTAGTGACGACCACCAGGGAAATCACTGGAGACGAGCTTAAACAGGTACGTGAAACAGGGCAAAGAACCCTGAAATCCGAGATAACTCTGGCAAATAGTTGGTGTTTTCAATGGCAATTTGAATAATGTTAAGTtgcaacaaacaacaaaaagaacaatCCTTATTTACAAACTGATTTCTGCAGCATGGACCTGCAGAGAACTCACAGGCACATCCTTAAAACACAAAGCAGGGGCTCTGACACATATGCCTGCTGTAATTTCCTATTTTCACTGTGATCTAAGTTATCAGTATTGTTGTGTAATTCAAATTTAACCTCAGGCAAAGGAGATTGAGCAACCCACTGGTTTCACAGGTTTGCTTAATGCCTAACCACACACTTTCAGGGAACTGAAGTGGCAAActtctttcatttcaaattGTATAAGGGGTTGTGTGGCAAATGCACCAATAAGGCCATCGGACAAATGTCGGTAGCATAACCTAGACTTTTGTGAAATGGTTAATTACAGTAAGCGTACAACCTAAAAGTACTGGAGAGCAAACCCATGAGGGAACCATGGAAGCACCTCAAGCTTTAAATAAACACCAAGTTTCTTTGGGTCTCATAAAAAGGATACTGCTGtttattcaataaaacatttcagatatGTAGGACCATCTCTTAAGTCACCTCTAGGCTCTGTATATCCTAGGGAAATCTCTGCAGACACCAGTGGAGAGTGGTCTGAATGTGGGGTTTTGGTTTTTGTCCACAGAGCTACTATTACGAGGGTGTGAATGCAACCAGGACCTTCAAGAAGTCATAACTGTTCTCCGAATGTCTCCTTCGTGTGCCCCTCGGAAATTCTGGCATAACTTCAAACAGGATTGCTGCAGAACACTTAACATCTCAGACGGTCTTCCACGCAGTTCATATGTTGTAAAAACATGAGGCAGGTGcagcagtttttcatttgtgACAACATTCTCCCATGCTCTTTCTCTGATGTTCTTGAatcaaattgaattgaattccaTTCTCCGTTGTTTGGACTAAATGTATTTCAATGCAAGAACAAAGACCAATAAATTGTCAATATGCGATCTGATCTGTGCATTaacattttacttccacaaagAGACATCTTTCTgtaatattcaaaattattagGTGatgatatttgttttatttgcttggTCCTATATTTGTTGTTGCTACAATAGCTACTTACATAATTGTCTTTTGGCAAAATAAAGTACACATAGCACAGTACAGTGAAATGATACATGTACTTGccattacagttattcatttatctaagccttttctccaaagcaacatacgttaagctacttactattatttaatcatttatacagatgggtaatctTGTTGCagaaattcaggataagtaccttgctcaagagtactacagctggaggtggaattagAATTTGCAacctttaagtccaaaggcagcagctctaactaccaaTGCTGCCAGCTATTATTTTACAAAGTCAGTCTGAACATCTGTTCTCCATCCACGCCAATCCCGTGGTCGGCTTTCATCCAAGCACCTAACTTGTATCATCACCCGTCCACAGATTATACCGTAGTTCCCAATCTCTCATCACTGTATCATATCATTCCGATACAGATGGCGGTTATGTAAAACtctatttatacttattttttcatgaaaagagCCATCTAAATTTATTTCATAGACTTTCCCCTTAAAGTCTTCATGTTCTAATCAAATACGGGCAACAGTGGTTACTCATTACCTTGCAataaaggtcctgggttcaagcATTGCTCTCACTGTAGAACTGTAGTAAAATACCCTtctgttaaatgtaatttcagtaaGTAGCTGAGTGTACAAACTTAATACCAAAGTTGGTTTCAAGAACAGCCACATCaatttgaaaacattaatttctaGCAGGATAGACAGTATGTTTTAGCATAAATTCATTACAGATTTGAAAATTGCTATATTTAAGTTGAAAGAACTACTTACAGCTACTTTCACATGCATGGTTATTCTACTGAAAAAAGGGCTTCAATGagggaaaacatgtaaaattggTACATCACAGCGATGAATCGGCTTTAAAACAGATCTCTACAAAAGCTGCAATATATTTTAGACTCATCTGTCACTCTAAAATACCATTAATTTCAGGTCTGTGATATATTATAAAGTggatgataatttttttttcaagccaCTAACTGAGGTGAGGCAGAAATCTTGGGCCGATACTCTGTATATCTGTGAGATTCATATCGTACTCATTGATTTCACACACTTACCTCCACAAGTGAATATCTACAGCAAAGAGCACAGTGACACAAGAGTCTAAAAATTAGTGGTGAAAACTGCTTTTAGTGACACTTTCATTCAACCTTCGGCCGATGTTTGGCTACTTGGGACTCCATTTCCCGCCTCTGAACTCAGAAACATATCACGTGCAAGATTTTGCCGCGCCTCGCTGACCTGTTTGTCTTTTTACCATAACAGACAGGTTTTCCCACCAATAGAAAACTTAAGTCTCCTTCCGTTTACCCTAGTAACATCAATCACCGAGACATTTAAACAAAGGCAGGACAGTTTGCGTTAGGCTACATTTCATTGGATGTCCGTTGACCCGCACTTCCTAATTCTTTCGTCATTTCCGGTAACGATTCCGCCTTTACTTCCTGTCGGTCTTTTCGACatggggcagcagcagcagaaggaggaggagaggatcAACACTGCGACGTGTTTGCATAAACACTCGTACTGGTACGACTTTTGGATGTTCATCCTCATCGACGTGGCCTTGTTCTTCTTCATATACTTCGTGGTTCCCTAAGGTGCGCCTCGGTGAGAAGTCGatcttctctttctttgttttcgAACCTCTCTGCTCTGGGACGTGAGGGAGCGCACGTAGTACGTCACGTGTTGGTGCTCCGACGTTAACTCTACCTAACCTATGCACCAAATTGACAAGTAAATGCAGAGCTTTTGAAAGTTTGTTTATTCCCACTCAAGTTTCATGCTTAACATACCACGCTTCCAATAATATAACTTCTTTTCCTCCAATGTCTGTAAATCGCTGATTTGATGTTGATAATCAACTTGATTGTTGTAACATTCGGATTTGTGTCCCTCCCCcgcatttttttcatacattgatttttttgccTGTTCTTTTGTTCAGATGGCTCGCACACAAACGCAGCGATCGCGTCTCCAAAGGCTTTTGGAGGGTACGCAGCTGTCTTGGCAAAAGTGGCAGTGAAGCACGAAACCTACTGGTGATGCTGAGCTGGGATCCATCCTCCCAGTCATCCATTTGGATCAAGAGATTTTGCAAAGGGGGTTATTTTGGCTTCCTTCCTATAACGTGGACTAACAGCGTGTTTTCTTACAGGTCGTCTGTTTGCTGTGACTACTGCAAAAGACTAACGGTCCCTCCATGAGTCCACAGCTGTTCTTAAACTTTAAGGATGTGCTCCATTTATCGCCCTCATTTTCAAATTTCCTCTCTGATTTAAAAACTGATGctaaattccaaaaaagttttaaGCACTTTAAACCCATAACTGATCTTTGTATGTCAAAGATTGTATATTGAATGTTTCTTGGTATGTGTTCCAGCAATTTTGCTGGCCTCTCCTAAATATATCAAATGTCTGAAGGATGATTTAAGTTGTATGCAACAAGAATTCAGCTCAGAAATGTTGAACATGTatgttaaataaaactttattaaacaattctgttaaaaatgaaatattacaaaagTACTGCACACTGTACAAAttgacatgtttattttacatataaaaacaGGAAGGCACTGTTCAAAGTCAACTGTAAGAAGGATGACATTTAATTAACTATACCAAAACAGAATATTCAAATTTACAGCTTGCAGAAAGCTTCAGGTAAAAAGTGCAAAACTGACTGAATTTGGTGCACTGCTTTATATGCATACTAGCAGAACACTGTAGACAAGcttaaaaatgtacttaaacGGAAGTAAAATATGATTTATAAACTATGTCGCATGGTAGAATCAAAGTGAATTAAGTGTTCAAAAGGGTTTGAAAGGTAAAACATGAGGGTGGGCTATGATGCAACATCAACTCAAACTGCATGTAAAACACGAAAGGCAGCTAGAAAGAGCAGCGAGAAAACGTTGCAGTTCGCTCCTTATTGGACCACGAGGGTCGCTGTCAAATGAAGACCATCCCCACCTGCCGCTCAGGTCACACAGCTGTTTGGTGCCATTTGCTGGATGATGGGATTGATTGTTCTGAGGCACAATGCTGACTCAATTTAGACtttcaccaaaacacacacaaaaaaaaaaaaaagtgggtcCACCTAGGAAAATGCCAAATCTACTACCTAAAATTCTTTAGGGCATTGCAAACAGGGGGAGGGGAAGTGCAAAATGCATGTTTgttaaaaacatgcaatgaCTGGTACATGCCTAAAACTTTAGAaatgtatacattacacaacAATTGTTGACTAAAGCTAGTttataatattaacattttgttaAAGTTAACATTTAACCTCCTTGTTCTTGTCTTAACCTAAGGTTAACATACAGTTAAATGCAAACCCAAAAAAGATCCATTCAGATTTGCAATTGCTCCACAGACTACTACCCACTGGTAGATGTTCAACACTGACACGCTGGGCGCTACCGCAACACAAGTCTCTGCAGGGATTCTGCAGAATTTCCTTTGTGACGTCAGCTTCAAACAGCAGTCCTTTTTTGGAATCCAGAAACTTGTCCAAACCTCTTCTGGGTgaatttttctaattaaaaaaaagaaaaaaaaacatctccatcACCATGCTGTAAAGTTCATAGAGagccagctggtagcatagtggtggttcgaatcccacctccagctgtagtacctttgagcaaggtatctacCCTAAaagcgctccagtaaaattaccccgctgtataaatggagaaataattgtaagtagcttaacattctaagtcgctttggagaaaagtgtcggttaaatgaataaatgtaaatgagtggcacaggggcacagtgagcagcgctgctgtctcagcacctgggtggtgcgagaggacgtggggtCAATcgccact
Above is a genomic segment from Scleropages formosus chromosome 5, fSclFor1.1, whole genome shotgun sequence containing:
- the LOC108938688 gene encoding fatty acid-binding protein, intestinal-like gives rise to the protein MAFNGTWKVEKSKNLSQFLEKMEVNIVKRKLAEHDNLKLIINQTGDKFQIKESSTFGTKEIEFTLNVPFDYTLADGTDVNGTWVMEGNVLKGQFTRKDNGKVVTTTREITGDELKQSYYYEGVNATRTFKKS